In the Thermococcus sp. MAR1 genome, one interval contains:
- a CDS encoding ABC transporter substrate-binding protein, translating to MQMKKTAVLLMLLLLGAVMAAGCIGGNATTTTGSGSPGESSSPQTTTTSSASESKTTTSSMESHYPITVTDFANRTVTIESEPKRVVTLAPSITEDLYYLGLFDRVVGVTDYDDFPSEVANVTRIGGYGKYANLEVIASLNPDLILVDSYSTAILGDLEKIAPVVVVDPHSMNDIPLALDLLGRVFNVEGDAKRVTAEFQERIRGIASMVSGESKVRVFYVVWNDPLMTAGGGTFISDVIELAGGENIFNDTSGWPAVSIEQVLERDPEVIILTPHCGMTVQDVYNGPLANTKAAKEGRVYMIENENDLIHPSPRVVLGLESVAKLLHPEAFRVSYPLAITDFAGRKVTIEREPERIVSLAPSITESLFYIGAGSKVVGVTDYDDFPPAVKNITRIGGYGKYANLEKIASLQPDLIVADGFSKDILSSLEKIAPVIIVDPKNITEIYDAIKLLGRVTNREEGANSVVAEMKAKVSYVSSMVAGKPKPRVFFILSYYNGYWTAGAGTFVNDLITLAGGENVFNDVSGWGVASEEQIITRNPEVIIISPNAGIKPEDLCSGPLSEVDAVKNGRVYVLSDENLVVRPGPRIVHGLEEIAEYLHPDVFSYQPQPLACNATASAGG from the coding sequence ATGCAGATGAAGAAGACCGCCGTTTTACTCATGCTCCTCCTGCTGGGCGCGGTCATGGCCGCTGGCTGTATCGGCGGAAATGCCACCACAACCACGGGCAGTGGAAGCCCTGGCGAGAGCTCCTCCCCGCAGACCACGACGACGTCCAGTGCCTCTGAATCCAAAACAACTACATCCTCTATGGAGAGCCACTACCCCATCACCGTCACAGATTTTGCAAACAGAACAGTCACGATAGAATCTGAGCCCAAACGCGTTGTGACCCTCGCGCCGAGTATAACCGAAGACCTCTATTACCTTGGTCTCTTTGACAGGGTTGTGGGAGTTACGGATTACGATGACTTTCCATCGGAGGTCGCCAACGTCACAAGGATAGGCGGCTACGGCAAGTACGCGAACCTTGAGGTAATTGCTTCTCTCAACCCGGATCTTATACTCGTTGATAGCTACTCGACTGCGATACTTGGCGACCTTGAAAAGATAGCCCCGGTCGTAGTCGTTGACCCCCACAGTATGAATGATATCCCGTTGGCGCTTGACCTTCTGGGCAGGGTGTTCAACGTTGAAGGGGATGCGAAGAGGGTAACCGCAGAGTTCCAGGAGAGGATAAGAGGTATCGCCTCAATGGTGTCGGGAGAGTCCAAGGTCAGGGTCTTCTATGTCGTCTGGAACGATCCGCTCATGACGGCCGGCGGTGGAACCTTCATCAGCGACGTCATTGAGCTGGCCGGCGGGGAGAACATTTTTAACGACACGAGCGGCTGGCCGGCCGTCAGCATCGAGCAGGTTCTTGAGAGGGATCCCGAGGTCATAATACTTACTCCGCACTGCGGCATGACCGTTCAGGACGTTTACAACGGGCCGCTGGCGAACACAAAAGCCGCCAAAGAGGGCAGGGTTTACATGATCGAGAACGAAAACGACCTAATACACCCCAGCCCCCGCGTTGTGCTCGGCCTTGAGAGCGTCGCGAAGCTCCTCCATCCCGAGGCCTTTAGGGTGAGCTACCCGCTAGCAATCACCGACTTCGCCGGGAGGAAGGTCACCATTGAGAGGGAACCGGAGAGGATAGTCTCGCTCGCACCGAGCATAACGGAGAGCCTATTCTATATAGGCGCTGGAAGCAAGGTTGTCGGGGTTACCGACTACGACGACTTCCCGCCGGCGGTTAAGAACATCACCAGGATAGGCGGCTACGGCAAGTACGCCAATCTGGAAAAGATAGCATCGCTTCAGCCTGACCTAATAGTTGCAGACGGTTTTTCAAAAGATATCCTCAGCAGTCTTGAAAAGATAGCACCGGTTATAATCGTTGACCCCAAGAACATCACGGAGATCTACGATGCAATTAAGCTACTCGGCAGAGTCACCAACCGGGAGGAGGGCGCAAACTCAGTGGTAGCCGAAATGAAAGCAAAGGTGAGCTACGTTTCCTCAATGGTCGCCGGAAAACCAAAGCCAAGGGTGTTCTTCATTCTCAGCTACTACAACGGCTACTGGACGGCCGGGGCTGGAACCTTCGTCAACGACCTCATAACCCTAGCCGGCGGCGAGAACGTATTCAATGATGTAAGTGGATGGGGAGTTGCCAGTGAGGAGCAGATAATCACAAGAAACCCTGAGGTCATCATAATCTCACCGAACGCTGGGATAAAACCCGAGGATCTCTGTTCGGGTCCACTCTCCGAGGTCGATGCGGTCAAGAACGGACGCGTTTACGTCCTCAGCGATGAGAACCTGGTCGTGAGACCCGGTCCGAGGATAGTTCACGGCCTTGAGGAGATCGCCGAGTACCTGCACCCCGACGTCTTCAGCTACCAGCCCCAGCCGCTCGCGTGCAACGCCACTGCCTCGGCTGGAGGCTGA
- a CDS encoding ABC transporter permease has translation MRRVLVIVNKELKEYMLKPGSISWGLIFPLVFTLAFIVRFGDVDHLAPGLISISSLFATTSFVSSSLIFERRLKTFERLLLAPIRYGEIVIAKVLVASLFGLMVSLVTLLLVRYFMVYPVWNWPLTALFLVLANVAFSSFGLYVSLAVENPINVMTWLNLLRLPMIFTSGALASLTLFPKWFRAVGLLTPMTYSVEGLRYSMLYYYDIVAPLYSLLALLLIGLVFITLSVRRIKALY, from the coding sequence ATGAGGAGGGTTCTCGTCATAGTGAACAAGGAGCTCAAGGAGTACATGCTCAAGCCGGGTTCAATCAGCTGGGGATTGATCTTTCCCCTGGTGTTCACCCTTGCATTCATTGTCCGATTCGGCGACGTTGACCACCTCGCTCCGGGTTTAATCAGCATCTCATCCCTCTTCGCGACCACGTCCTTTGTTTCATCGTCGCTGATCTTCGAAAGACGACTAAAGACGTTCGAGCGCCTTCTCCTGGCCCCAATCAGATACGGGGAGATAGTCATCGCCAAGGTTCTCGTCGCCTCGCTCTTCGGTCTAATGGTGAGCCTCGTGACACTCCTCCTTGTGAGGTACTTTATGGTGTATCCGGTCTGGAACTGGCCGCTGACGGCCCTCTTCCTCGTCCTGGCCAACGTGGCCTTCTCCTCCTTCGGCCTTTACGTGTCTCTTGCCGTTGAGAACCCGATAAACGTCATGACGTGGCTCAACCTGCTCAGGCTTCCAATGATATTCACCAGCGGGGCACTGGCTTCGCTGACCCTCTTTCCGAAGTGGTTCCGTGCTGTGGGTCTCTTAACGCCCATGACGTACTCTGTTGAAGGTCTCAGATACTCGATGCTCTACTACTACGACATTGTGGCACCGCTCTACTCCCTTCTGGCCCTCCTCCTTATTGGTCTGGTCTTTATCACACTCTCCGTGAGGAGGATAAAGGCCCTCTACTGA
- the hydB gene encoding NADPH-dependent hydrogenase/sulfhydrogenase 1 subunit beta, protein MRYVKLPKENTYAFLERLKEWGKLYAPVKISEKFYDFREIDDVRQVEFSYNRTIMPPKKFFFLPREKLFEFNLTKAEYREVIEDVEPFVLFGLHACDIFGLKVLDTVYLDELPDKYYKVRREKGIIIGISCMPDEYCFCNLRETDFADDGFDLFLHELPDGWLVRVGTPTGHRIVDKNIKLFEEVTTEDICNFREFENKRSRSFKYHEDWSNLRYLLELEMEHPMWDEQAEICLACGNCNTTCPTCRCYEVQDIVSLDGETGYRERRWDSCQLRSHGLVAGNHNFRPTKKSRFMNRYLCKNSYNEKLGISYCVGCGRCTYFCPAGISFVKNLRTIMGLEEKTCPSEISEEIPKRGFAYASEIRGEDI, encoded by the coding sequence TTGAGATACGTTAAGCTCCCGAAGGAGAACACCTACGCGTTCCTTGAAAGGCTCAAGGAGTGGGGCAAACTCTACGCCCCGGTTAAGATATCCGAGAAGTTCTACGACTTCAGGGAAATAGACGATGTCAGACAGGTGGAGTTCAGCTACAACAGAACGATAATGCCGCCGAAGAAGTTCTTCTTCCTTCCCAGGGAGAAGCTCTTCGAGTTCAACCTCACCAAAGCCGAGTACAGGGAGGTCATAGAGGACGTCGAGCCCTTTGTGCTCTTCGGCCTTCACGCCTGCGACATCTTCGGCCTCAAGGTGCTCGACACCGTTTACCTCGACGAGCTACCGGATAAGTACTACAAGGTTCGCAGGGAGAAGGGCATCATCATAGGCATCAGCTGTATGCCCGACGAGTACTGTTTCTGCAACCTCCGTGAGACGGATTTTGCCGACGACGGCTTTGACCTCTTCCTCCACGAGCTACCGGACGGCTGGCTCGTCCGCGTCGGAACCCCAACCGGCCACAGGATAGTGGACAAGAACATCAAGCTCTTCGAGGAGGTCACCACCGAGGACATCTGCAACTTCCGCGAGTTCGAGAACAAACGCTCCAGGTCGTTCAAGTACCACGAAGACTGGAGCAATCTGCGTTACCTGCTCGAGCTCGAAATGGAGCACCCGATGTGGGACGAGCAGGCTGAAATCTGCCTCGCCTGCGGCAACTGCAACACCACCTGCCCGACCTGCCGCTGTTACGAGGTTCAGGACATAGTCAGCCTCGACGGTGAAACCGGCTACCGCGAGAGGCGCTGGGACTCCTGCCAGCTCAGAAGCCACGGCCTCGTTGCAGGAAACCACAACTTCAGGCCGACCAAGAAGAGCCGCTTCATGAACCGCTACCTCTGCAAGAACTCCTACAACGAAAAGCTCGGCATAAGCTACTGCGTCGGCTGCGGCAGGTGTACCTACTTCTGCCCGGCGGGTATAAGCTTCGTGAAGAACCTGCGCACGATCATGGGACTTGAGGAGAAGACCTGTCCGTCCGAGATAAGTGAGGAGATTCCCAAGAGGGGATTCGCATACGCCTCGGAGATAAGGGGTGAGGACATATGA
- the hydG gene encoding NADPH-dependent hydrogenase/sulfhydrogenase 1 subunit gamma: MSEVVPREIMMPEENPYALHRVKVLKVYPLTEKEKLFLFRFEDPELAEKWTFKPGQFVQLTIPGIGEVPISICSSAMRKGFFELCIRKAGRVTTVIHRLQPGDTVLVRGPYGNGFPVDDWEGMDLLLIAAGLGTAPLRSVFLYAMDNRWKYGNITFINTARYGKDLLFYKELEAMKDLAEAENVKIIQSVTRDPEWPGLHGRPQNFIVEANTNPKNTAVAICGPPRMYKAVFESLINYGYRPENIFVTLERKMKCGIGKCGHCNVGTSTSWKYICKDGPVFTYFDIVSTPGLLD, from the coding sequence ATGAGCGAGGTAGTTCCCAGGGAGATTATGATGCCGGAGGAGAACCCCTACGCGCTCCACAGGGTCAAGGTTCTCAAAGTTTATCCGCTCACCGAGAAGGAGAAGCTGTTCCTGTTCAGGTTTGAGGACCCAGAGCTGGCCGAGAAGTGGACCTTCAAGCCGGGACAGTTCGTCCAGCTCACCATCCCCGGCATCGGTGAGGTTCCGATAAGCATATGCTCCTCCGCGATGAGGAAGGGCTTCTTCGAGCTCTGCATCAGGAAGGCTGGAAGGGTCACCACGGTCATCCACAGACTCCAGCCCGGAGATACAGTCCTCGTCCGCGGTCCCTACGGCAACGGCTTCCCCGTTGACGACTGGGAGGGCATGGATCTGCTCCTAATCGCCGCTGGCCTTGGAACCGCCCCGCTCAGGAGCGTCTTCCTCTATGCCATGGACAACCGATGGAAGTACGGCAACATAACCTTCATCAACACCGCCCGCTATGGAAAGGACCTCCTGTTCTACAAGGAGCTGGAGGCAATGAAGGACTTGGCAGAGGCAGAAAACGTCAAGATAATCCAGAGCGTTACGCGCGACCCCGAGTGGCCCGGCCTTCACGGAAGGCCGCAGAACTTTATAGTTGAGGCCAACACCAACCCGAAGAACACAGCCGTTGCCATATGCGGCCCGCCGAGGATGTACAAGGCCGTCTTCGAGTCCCTCATCAACTACGGTTACAGGCCTGAGAACATATTCGTCACGCTGGAGAGGAAGATGAAGTGCGGAATAGGAAAGTGCGGCCACTGCAACGTCGGAACGAGCACGAGCTGGAAGTACATCTGCAAGGACGGCCCGGTATTCACGTACTTCGACATAGTATCAACGCCGGGCTTACTGGACTGA
- a CDS encoding CBS domain-containing protein, which translates to MVIIPRPIDPREIRRIRKELDITQEELAEKAGVTQAYIAKLEAGKVDPRLSTFNRILQALLECKKAQLKAKDVMSSPVISVKPYELVENVIRIMNEHNISQIPVIAGNKVVGSVTERTLVRQSLEYEDIYDRKVMEVMEEPFPIVNEDEDLEVVKYLLEEHPAVLVQNREGKVEGIITRVDIFRIGKGKE; encoded by the coding sequence ATGGTGATAATCCCCCGCCCGATAGACCCAAGGGAGATAAGGCGAATCAGGAAGGAACTCGACATAACCCAGGAGGAGCTCGCTGAAAAGGCGGGCGTAACCCAGGCTTACATCGCCAAACTTGAGGCGGGGAAGGTTGACCCCAGGCTCTCAACATTCAATCGGATTCTTCAGGCTCTGTTGGAATGCAAGAAGGCCCAGCTTAAGGCAAAGGACGTCATGTCTTCTCCGGTTATCTCGGTCAAGCCCTACGAGCTTGTTGAAAACGTCATCAGGATAATGAACGAGCACAACATCTCCCAGATTCCGGTCATAGCCGGAAACAAAGTCGTCGGTTCGGTGACCGAGAGGACACTGGTAAGACAGAGCCTTGAGTATGAGGACATCTATGACCGAAAGGTTATGGAGGTAATGGAGGAACCTTTCCCAATAGTAAACGAGGACGAGGATCTTGAGGTCGTTAAGTACCTCCTTGAAGAGCACCCCGCGGTTCTGGTTCAGAACAGGGAGGGGAAAGTTGAAGGCATCATCACCAGAGTAGACATATTTAGAATCGGAAAGGGGAAAGAGTAA
- a CDS encoding ABC transporter ATP-binding protein, whose product MTPVIEARKLTKRYGDFTAVDGISFDVKKGEIFGFLGPNGAGKTTTVRMLSTLTSITAGEAYVNGYDVRTQRLDVKRSIGVVPDVSNLYDELTVEENLRFLARLYEAPLENVSRLIKDFNLPARRKFGKLSSGYRRRATIAAALIHEPPVLFMDEPTIALDVQSAKLVREMILALNKMGKTIFLTTHNMAEAEVLPHRIAIINRGKIVALGKRNELRKLVGTGVRVRLKVEPISNRLLRFLGPYNPTFDEDSIMVTVDDPDKFLGEFWDIKDDLGVVVRHVSTELPSIEEVFLELTDENEERICPATCGGCPI is encoded by the coding sequence GTGACGCCGGTTATAGAGGCAAGGAAACTCACGAAGAGGTACGGCGATTTCACCGCTGTGGACGGGATAAGCTTCGATGTTAAGAAGGGGGAGATATTTGGCTTCCTCGGACCAAACGGAGCGGGAAAAACGACCACCGTGAGGATGCTCTCAACGCTGACATCCATAACGGCGGGCGAGGCCTATGTGAACGGCTATGATGTCAGGACCCAGCGGCTGGACGTTAAGCGCAGCATCGGCGTGGTTCCCGACGTTTCCAACCTGTACGATGAGCTGACGGTTGAGGAGAACCTCCGATTTCTTGCAAGGCTCTACGAGGCTCCGCTGGAGAACGTTTCCAGGCTGATAAAGGACTTCAACCTCCCGGCAAGGAGAAAGTTCGGAAAGCTCAGCTCTGGCTATAGGAGGAGGGCGACCATCGCGGCGGCGCTCATCCACGAACCACCAGTGCTCTTTATGGACGAGCCCACCATCGCCCTGGATGTCCAGTCCGCCAAGCTCGTCAGGGAGATGATACTGGCGCTCAACAAGATGGGGAAAACCATATTCCTGACGACCCACAACATGGCGGAAGCAGAGGTTCTTCCTCACAGGATAGCGATAATCAACCGGGGAAAAATAGTCGCTCTGGGAAAAAGGAACGAGTTGAGGAAGCTCGTGGGAACTGGAGTGAGGGTCAGGCTCAAGGTGGAACCCATCAGCAACAGGCTTTTGAGGTTCCTGGGCCCTTACAACCCCACGTTTGACGAGGATTCAATCATGGTAACCGTCGACGACCCGGATAAATTCCTTGGCGAGTTCTGGGATATCAAGGACGATCTTGGGGTCGTTGTAAGGCACGTCTCCACGGAGCTTCCGAGCATAGAGGAGGTCTTTTTAGAGCTCACGGATGAGAACGAGGAGCGTATCTGTCCGGCTACCTGCGGAGGGTGCCCCATATGA